A part of Paraliobacillus zengyii genomic DNA contains:
- a CDS encoding aldehyde dehydrogenase family protein — translation MKNQTQHFINGKWIESSGSETIDVINPATEETIGTISSGTTEDLDKAVNAAKTVLPSYSKSTREERIQWLENIVEGYKKRKNELIEVMTDELGSPLTVSEEVHYTMGLNHFSNAIKALKSFEFTEDRGGHTVLKETIGVSGLITPWNFPTNQTSTKIASAIAAGSPVVLKPASKTPFAAMILADIIDEAGLPKGAFNLVNGSGSVIGDGISTHPDISFVSFTGSGAVGEKIMKNAAESIKKVALELGGKSPLIVLEDADVDEAAKSAISHIMTNSGQVCSAATRIIVSKSMKDEFEKSVQKILPTFPVGDPRKDGIATGPLVSKDQWDTVQSYIEKGMKEATLLVGGTGKPDGLEKGYYAKPTVFTDVSNDSVIAQEEIFGPVMSIITYDDLDHAIQIANDTIYGLAGYVVGKAPETLRDVASNIKAGRITVNDADTDFLAPFGGYKQSGIGREWGDFGIEEYLEVKSVHGMPSL, via the coding sequence ATGAAGAATCAAACACAACATTTTATTAATGGAAAATGGATTGAATCGAGCGGTTCTGAAACGATTGATGTCATAAATCCAGCTACAGAAGAAACAATCGGAACTATTAGTTCAGGAACAACGGAAGATTTAGATAAAGCTGTCAATGCAGCAAAAACGGTATTACCATCTTACTCTAAATCAACGAGAGAAGAGCGTATACAGTGGTTAGAGAATATTGTCGAAGGCTATAAAAAGCGAAAAAATGAATTAATTGAAGTCATGACAGATGAATTAGGGTCACCACTAACTGTTTCTGAAGAGGTTCACTATACCATGGGACTTAATCACTTTAGTAACGCAATTAAAGCATTGAAATCCTTTGAATTTACGGAGGACCGAGGGGGTCATACCGTTCTAAAAGAAACAATTGGTGTGAGTGGTTTAATAACACCTTGGAACTTTCCGACCAATCAGACATCAACTAAAATCGCTAGTGCAATCGCAGCCGGAAGCCCAGTCGTTTTAAAGCCGGCATCAAAAACACCATTTGCTGCAATGATTCTTGCGGATATAATTGATGAGGCTGGTCTACCTAAAGGAGCATTTAACCTTGTTAATGGTTCCGGTTCGGTTATTGGTGATGGAATCAGTACGCATCCGGATATTTCTTTTGTATCCTTTACGGGTTCTGGTGCGGTAGGTGAAAAAATAATGAAAAATGCTGCTGAATCAATCAAGAAAGTAGCACTTGAATTGGGTGGTAAATCACCGCTTATCGTATTAGAAGATGCAGATGTGGATGAAGCTGCTAAATCTGCAATCTCACATATTATGACGAATTCAGGTCAGGTTTGTTCAGCAGCAACAAGAATAATTGTCTCAAAGTCTATGAAGGATGAATTTGAAAAAAGTGTTCAAAAAATTCTACCGACGTTTCCAGTTGGTGATCCTAGAAAAGATGGTATTGCAACAGGACCATTAGTTTCTAAAGATCAATGGGATACGGTACAATCTTACATTGAAAAAGGAATGAAAGAAGCAACGCTACTTGTCGGTGGAACTGGAAAACCAGATGGACTTGAGAAAGGCTATTATGCAAAACCAACTGTATTTACAGACGTATCAAATGATTCTGTTATTGCTCAAGAAGAAATATTTGGGCCGGTAATGAGTATTATTACGTATGATGACCTCGACCATGCAATACAAATTGCCAATGACACGATCTATGGTCTAGCCGGTTATGTAGTAGGTAAAGCTCCAGAAACATTGCGCGATGTTGCTTCAAATATTAAGGCTGGTCGCATTACAGTAAATGATGCAGACACTGACTTTTTAGCACCATTTGGTGGCTATAAGCAATCTGGTATAGGCCGTGAGTGGGGTGACTTTGGAATTGAGGAATATTTAGAAGTTAAATCTGTACATGGCATGCCCTCTTTATAA
- a CDS encoding cysteine hydrolase family protein: MLTKRALINVDYTNDFVADEGNLTCGEPGQLIENKIVGLTEQFIGAGEYVVFAIDGHDEEDTFHPETELFPPHNIKGSSGRELYGELQSLYNQMKDQSNVYYMDKTRYSAFVGTDLEIKLRERQIEELHIVGVCTDICVLHTAIDAYNKGFELVIYQEAVASFNKAGHDWALEHFINTLGATVI, translated from the coding sequence ATATTGACTAAACGAGCATTAATTAATGTTGATTATACAAATGATTTTGTGGCAGATGAGGGTAACTTAACTTGCGGTGAGCCAGGACAATTAATAGAAAATAAAATTGTAGGATTGACCGAACAGTTTATTGGTGCTGGTGAATATGTGGTCTTTGCTATTGATGGCCATGACGAAGAGGATACCTTTCACCCTGAAACTGAATTGTTTCCACCGCATAATATAAAAGGAAGTTCAGGTCGTGAGCTTTATGGTGAACTACAGTCTTTATATAATCAAATGAAAGATCAATCAAATGTATATTATATGGATAAAACACGTTACAGTGCCTTTGTTGGGACAGACTTAGAGATTAAATTACGGGAACGTCAAATTGAGGAATTGCATATAGTGGGCGTATGTACGGATATTTGTGTGTTGCATACGGCAATAGATGCTTATAACAAAGGTTTTGAACTTGTGATTTATCAAGAAGCGGTAGCGAGTTTTAATAAAGCAGGACATGATTGGGCACTTGAACATTTTATTAATACGCTAGGAGCAACGGTTATTTAA
- the murB gene encoding UDP-N-acetylmuramate dehydrogenase, which produces MVENHSIYQDLLQLTAETNILIDELIKNHTYTKLGGKADFFVTPASVAEVQEIVRFANREKIPFTLLGNGSNLIVRDGGIRGIVMSPKRFTAVRREENTLIAESGARIIDVSKKALQEKLSGLEFACGIPGTVGGALYMNAGAYGGEVKDCLKRAVVVNKYGEVNTLQASELDLGYRTSNIPDKEYIVLEAHFALQPASEKEIKEVMDDLTFKRESKQPLEYPSCGSVFKRPPGYFAGQLIQDSDLQGKGIGGAEVSTKHAGFIVNKDNATASEYIAVIKMVQQTVKNNFNVELEREVRIIGEELGR; this is translated from the coding sequence ATCGTGGAAAACCATTCGATTTATCAAGATTTACTTCAACTAACAGCAGAAACTAATATTTTAATAGATGAACTTATAAAAAATCATACGTATACTAAACTAGGCGGAAAAGCAGACTTCTTTGTAACACCAGCTAGTGTAGCTGAAGTACAAGAAATTGTCAGATTCGCTAACCGCGAAAAAATCCCGTTTACCCTATTAGGGAATGGTTCTAATTTAATTGTAAGAGACGGTGGGATTCGTGGTATTGTCATGAGTCCGAAGCGTTTCACTGCTGTGAGACGAGAAGAAAACACGTTGATTGCAGAGAGTGGTGCACGCATTATAGATGTATCGAAGAAAGCATTACAAGAAAAACTTTCGGGTCTAGAATTTGCGTGTGGTATTCCTGGAACAGTTGGTGGAGCGTTATATATGAATGCTGGAGCATATGGTGGCGAAGTGAAAGATTGCCTGAAAAGGGCAGTCGTTGTTAATAAGTACGGTGAAGTAAATACACTTCAGGCTTCTGAATTAGATTTAGGCTACCGTACAAGTAACATTCCAGATAAAGAATATATCGTTTTAGAGGCGCATTTCGCTTTACAACCTGCCTCAGAAAAAGAAATTAAAGAAGTGATGGATGACTTAACTTTTAAACGAGAGTCGAAGCAGCCACTTGAATACCCTTCATGCGGTAGTGTGTTTAAAAGACCACCGGGATATTTTGCTGGTCAGCTGATTCAAGACAGTGATTTGCAAGGAAAAGGTATTGGTGGTGCGGAAGTATCGACTAAACATGCTGGTTTCATTGTTAATAAAGATAATGCGACAGCCTCAGAATACATTGCGGTAATTAAAATGGTCCAACAAACAGTAAAAAATAACTTTAATGTGGAATTAGAACGTGAAGTCCGGATTATTGGAGAAGAGCTTGGTAGGTAG
- a CDS encoding GNAT family N-acetyltransferase — MRIESERLRFRFYNKGDLPFLYALVSDPKIVRYIGNGKPKDNSGAETFLNWILDTYERNPNLGLHLLIDKKSNKPIGHAGIVPQTINGVNELEIGYWIARDYWQKGYGTEAALALKDYGKRKLKIERFIALIQPGNIASQKVASKLNMVLEKSIILGGQDVQLYVTT; from the coding sequence ATGAGAATTGAATCAGAGAGGTTACGTTTTCGTTTTTATAATAAAGGTGATCTTCCATTTTTATATGCATTAGTTTCTGATCCTAAGATAGTTAGGTATATCGGGAATGGCAAACCGAAAGATAATAGTGGCGCGGAGACATTCTTAAATTGGATTCTTGATACATATGAGCGTAATCCTAATTTAGGCCTACATCTTTTAATTGATAAAAAAAGTAACAAACCGATTGGACATGCAGGTATTGTTCCGCAAACAATTAATGGAGTAAATGAGCTTGAAATAGGTTATTGGATTGCTCGGGATTACTGGCAAAAAGGGTATGGAACAGAAGCGGCATTAGCGTTAAAAGACTATGGAAAGCGGAAGTTAAAAATAGAACGATTTATTGCGCTTATTCAGCCAGGAAACATTGCTTCTCAAAAGGTAGCGAGTAAATTAAACATGGTATTAGAGAAGAGTATTATATTAGGTGGACAAGACGTCCAACTATATGTTACAACGTAA
- a CDS encoding VanZ family protein produces the protein MIILDPLIIYVFTILFWIWFRGNHYIKNKRHFNLIKEIIIHLFFVYLLAVSYLTMRPFYFINVLAEERSISFDLNLFYNLLNMADGYLMFQLLYSVGNIMLFVPFGLLTPILFRHTRNFFIILILGFIFSLTIELTQATFTPTRYGTVDDLLFNSSGTIIGYILFLIIRATSKKITLLRLNMSVDKGKG, from the coding sequence ATGATCATATTAGATCCTCTAATAATATATGTATTTACTATTTTATTTTGGATATGGTTTAGAGGTAACCATTACATAAAAAACAAAAGACATTTTAACTTAATCAAAGAAATAATTATACATCTATTTTTTGTCTATTTATTAGCGGTATCTTATCTAACCATGCGACCATTTTATTTTATAAATGTACTAGCAGAAGAACGGTCTATTAGCTTTGATCTAAACCTCTTTTATAACCTATTAAATATGGCAGATGGCTATCTAATGTTCCAATTGCTTTACTCAGTAGGTAATATCATGCTATTTGTTCCATTTGGTCTTCTCACACCTATCTTATTTAGGCATACCCGGAATTTTTTTATAATACTAATTTTAGGATTCATCTTTTCATTAACAATTGAATTAACACAAGCAACTTTTACACCTACAAGGTATGGAACAGTTGATGATCTATTATTTAATTCTTCTGGAACTATTATTGGTTACATCTTATTTCTGATTATCAGGGCTACTAGTAAGAAAATAACATTACTCCGATTAAACATGAGTGTCGATAAAGGTAAAGGATGA
- a CDS encoding GNAT family N-acetyltransferase, with protein MEIRQLVADDASEYLTNRLIALQENPEAFGSSYEEEKNDSIEKYINRFKLSLDSFTFGAFEQSELIGTISLVKETKLKLKHRANIVAVYVKPENRGKGLGNALLLKAIEKAKTINEIEQLYLTVSTKNSAAKKVYKSMGFEICGTEERSLKYKDTYYDADHMVLFL; from the coding sequence ATGGAAATAAGACAATTAGTAGCAGATGATGCCTCTGAATACCTTACGAACAGGCTGATTGCACTACAAGAAAATCCGGAAGCATTTGGTTCAAGTTATGAAGAGGAAAAAAACGATTCCATAGAAAAGTATATAAATAGGTTTAAATTATCGTTAGACTCCTTTACTTTTGGAGCTTTTGAACAGTCTGAGCTTATTGGTACTATTTCTTTAGTTAAGGAAACTAAATTAAAGTTAAAGCACAGAGCAAATATTGTTGCTGTTTACGTTAAACCAGAAAACAGAGGTAAGGGATTAGGTAATGCGTTACTACTAAAGGCAATTGAAAAGGCGAAAACTATAAACGAAATAGAACAACTTTATTTAACTGTTTCTACAAAGAATAGTGCAGCCAAAAAGGTATATAAATCAATGGGGTTTGAAATATGTGGTACAGAAGAAAGATCATTAAAGTATAAGGATACCTATTATGATGCCGATCACATGGTTTTGTTCTTGTAG
- the ribD gene encoding bifunctional diaminohydroxyphosphoribosylaminopyrimidine deaminase/5-amino-6-(5-phosphoribosylamino)uracil reductase RibD, whose protein sequence is MTKETYMDLALSLATSTIGQTSPNPSVGSVVVKDGRIIGMGSHLKAGEGHAEVLAMQQAGEEAEGSDVYVTLEPCAHYGKTPPCAELLVQRKVKKVYIACVDPNPEVAGKGIEILKKAGIEVEVGLKEERALKINQYFFYYMKNKRPFVTLKAAMTLDGKTATATGDSKWITSEEAREDVHKQRAIHDAIMVGSNTIKQDDPRLTTRLPQGGKNPIRIILDTNLMINPDAKILDNEATTWIICGKNADTNDFQRKHAHVKLIQLQTEKLEITAVLDILGEHGIQSLYVEGGSTLHGSFVREGLFQECHWYIAPKLLAGSDAISVVGGISPNNMKEAIDLDINSIEQVGPDIKIIARPLQEGD, encoded by the coding sequence GTGACAAAAGAGACATACATGGATTTAGCATTATCACTTGCTACGAGCACAATAGGACAAACAAGCCCAAATCCATCTGTTGGTTCAGTCGTTGTTAAAGATGGCAGAATTATTGGAATGGGAAGTCATCTCAAAGCTGGCGAAGGACATGCAGAAGTTCTTGCCATGCAACAGGCAGGAGAAGAGGCAGAAGGTTCGGATGTCTATGTTACCTTAGAGCCTTGTGCTCACTATGGTAAGACACCCCCATGTGCAGAACTACTTGTGCAACGAAAAGTGAAAAAAGTTTATATTGCTTGTGTTGATCCTAATCCAGAAGTTGCAGGAAAGGGAATTGAAATTTTAAAAAAGGCTGGAATAGAAGTAGAAGTTGGTTTGAAGGAAGAAAGAGCGTTAAAGATAAACCAATATTTCTTTTATTATATGAAAAATAAACGACCATTTGTCACGTTAAAAGCCGCGATGACGTTAGACGGCAAAACTGCGACAGCAACTGGCGATAGCAAATGGATTACATCTGAAGAAGCGAGAGAAGATGTCCATAAGCAACGTGCAATACATGACGCGATTATGGTTGGGAGTAATACGATTAAGCAAGATGATCCACGATTAACCACTAGATTGCCCCAAGGTGGTAAAAATCCTATTCGTATTATTTTAGACACAAATTTAATGATTAATCCAGATGCTAAAATTTTAGACAATGAAGCTACCACTTGGATTATTTGTGGTAAAAACGCTGATACAAATGACTTTCAACGTAAACATGCACATGTTAAGTTAATACAATTACAAACTGAAAAACTAGAAATAACTGCTGTACTTGATATCTTAGGAGAACATGGTATTCAATCGTTATATGTTGAAGGTGGCAGTACGTTACATGGTTCTTTTGTTAGAGAAGGTTTATTTCAAGAATGCCATTGGTACATTGCGCCAAAACTATTAGCAGGAAGTGATGCAATTTCTGTTGTCGGCGGTATTTCTCCAAATAATATGAAGGAAGCAATTGATCTAGATATTAACTCGATAGAACAAGTAGGTCCTGATATTAAAATAATTGCACGACCTTTACAGGAGGGAGACTAA
- the ribE gene encoding riboflavin synthase: protein MFTGIIEEKGRMKAVKQQANSLKLTINAETVLADVKIGDSISVNGVCLTVTSFDTKGFSVDVMPETYRYSSLSKSEIGMQVNLERAMHANGRFGGHFVSGHVDTVGEIDRIWTEANARYMAISVDSKSLPYLMPKGSVTVDGTSLTVFDVTDDSFVISLIPETQKATILGEKTLGDRVNLEYDMLAKYMERLLSTRFAENKSESTKEALTKEKLQNYGFIG, encoded by the coding sequence ATGTTTACTGGGATTATTGAAGAAAAAGGTAGAATGAAGGCGGTAAAGCAACAAGCAAATAGTTTAAAACTTACGATTAATGCAGAGACTGTTTTGGCTGATGTCAAAATCGGTGATAGTATCTCAGTTAACGGTGTATGTTTAACTGTTACTAGTTTTGATACAAAAGGCTTTTCGGTTGATGTAATGCCAGAAACATATCGTTATTCTTCCTTATCAAAATCGGAAATTGGTATGCAAGTTAATTTAGAAAGAGCAATGCATGCAAATGGAAGATTTGGCGGCCATTTTGTTTCAGGTCATGTTGATACGGTTGGAGAAATTGATCGAATCTGGACAGAGGCTAATGCGCGCTATATGGCAATTTCAGTTGATAGTAAGAGTTTACCCTACTTGATGCCAAAAGGATCGGTTACAGTAGATGGAACATCACTTACTGTTTTTGATGTAACAGACGATAGTTTTGTTATTTCTTTAATTCCTGAAACGCAGAAGGCTACTATTTTAGGAGAGAAGACACTGGGAGACCGTGTCAATTTAGAGTATGACATGTTGGCAAAATATATGGAGCGACTATTAAGTACGCGTTTTGCCGAAAATAAATCTGAATCAACAAAAGAAGCATTAACAAAAGAAAAATTACAAAACTATGGTTTTATTGGATAG
- a CDS encoding bifunctional 3,4-dihydroxy-2-butanone-4-phosphate synthase/GTP cyclohydrolase II, whose product MLNTIPEALEALKMGKIIIVVDDEDRENEGDFVSLAEHATPEVINYMAKEGRGLICTPLASSITTKLGLDDMVLRNTDAHGTAFTISVDHADTKTGISAYERSLTIQKLIDERSVALDFKRPGHVFPLLAKDAGVLERPGHTEAAVDLARLAGSAPAGVICEIMQEDGTMARLPELKAIAEKENMAIISIQDLIAYRKRYDKLVEKEVEIDLPTSYGDFKLIAYTEKWTGKEHLALLKGEIGTEDIPLVRVHSECLTGDVFGSKRCDCGPQLEQALEEIEAAGKGILIYMRQEGRGIGLLNKLKAYKLQEEGYDTVEANHQLGFPDDLRDYAVSAQMLKDLGVGKLAILTNNPRKISSMTEYGLEVVERRSIQIEANKDNEKYLETKKSKLGHLLKG is encoded by the coding sequence ATGCTTAATACGATACCAGAAGCACTAGAAGCATTGAAAATGGGTAAAATTATCATTGTTGTAGATGATGAAGATCGTGAAAATGAGGGTGACTTTGTTTCACTTGCTGAACATGCGACACCAGAAGTAATTAACTATATGGCAAAAGAGGGACGAGGGTTAATTTGTACACCGCTCGCGTCTTCTATTACAACAAAATTAGGTTTGGATGATATGGTATTACGCAATACAGATGCACATGGCACGGCTTTTACGATTAGTGTCGATCATGCCGATACAAAAACAGGAATTAGTGCTTATGAACGTTCACTGACTATCCAGAAATTAATTGATGAGCGATCAGTTGCGCTAGACTTTAAACGACCGGGACATGTTTTCCCTTTATTAGCTAAGGATGCGGGAGTTTTGGAACGACCTGGACACACGGAAGCTGCTGTTGATTTAGCGAGGTTGGCTGGTTCAGCACCAGCGGGTGTTATTTGTGAAATTATGCAAGAAGACGGCACAATGGCACGGTTACCAGAATTGAAAGCTATTGCCGAAAAGGAAAACATGGCGATTATATCGATTCAAGATTTAATTGCCTACCGTAAAAGATATGATAAATTAGTGGAAAAAGAAGTGGAAATTGACCTTCCAACAAGTTATGGTGATTTTAAATTAATCGCCTATACAGAAAAATGGACTGGGAAAGAACACTTAGCACTATTGAAAGGTGAAATTGGGACAGAAGACATCCCGCTTGTCAGGGTTCACTCCGAATGTTTAACAGGTGATGTATTTGGTTCTAAGCGTTGTGATTGTGGACCACAACTGGAACAAGCATTAGAAGAAATTGAAGCGGCTGGTAAAGGTATACTTATTTATATGAGACAAGAAGGTAGAGGTATTGGTCTATTAAACAAACTAAAAGCCTATAAATTGCAAGAAGAGGGCTACGATACAGTTGAGGCAAATCATCAACTTGGTTTTCCAGATGATCTTCGTGATTATGCTGTTAGCGCTCAAATGTTAAAAGATCTTGGTGTAGGTAAATTGGCGATCTTAACGAATAACCCACGTAAAATATCAAGTATGACTGAATACGGGTTAGAAGTGGTGGAGCGTAGATCTATTCAAATAGAAGCTAATAAAGATAATGAGAAATATTTAGAAACAAAAAAATCAAAATTAGGCCACCTTTTAAAGGGCTAG
- the ribE gene encoding 6,7-dimethyl-8-ribityllumazine synthase translates to MGKTFEGNLVGTDLKIGIVVARFNEFITSKLLGGAEDTLRRHGVSEDNVTIAWVPGAFEIPLVTKQMAASGKYDAVIALGTVIRGSTPHFDYVCSEVTKGVASVSMESNLPVIFGVLTTETIEQAIERAGTKAGNKGADAAVSAIEMANLMQVLR, encoded by the coding sequence ATGGGTAAAACATTTGAAGGAAATTTAGTAGGTACGGATTTAAAGATTGGAATTGTAGTAGCGAGATTTAATGAATTTATTACGAGCAAATTATTAGGTGGAGCAGAGGATACATTAAGACGTCACGGCGTATCTGAAGATAATGTAACAATCGCTTGGGTACCAGGTGCTTTCGAAATTCCATTAGTCACAAAACAAATGGCTGCTTCAGGTAAGTATGATGCAGTAATTGCACTAGGAACTGTCATTCGTGGATCAACACCACATTTTGACTATGTATGTTCTGAAGTTACTAAAGGCGTAGCAAGTGTATCAATGGAATCGAACTTACCTGTCATCTTTGGCGTGTTAACAACAGAGACAATTGAACAAGCAATTGAACGTGCAGGTACAAAAGCAGGAAATAAAGGTGCAGACGCAGCAGTATCAGCAATTGAAATGGCTAATTTAATGCAAGTGTTAAGATAA
- a CDS encoding glutathione peroxidase has product MTVYSYKVQTITGKDKSMADFQGKVLLIVNTASKCGFTPQYEGLQKLYDKYNKAGLEILGFPSNQFMNQEPGSDDDIQEFCEMNYGVNFPMFSKIDVNGKSAHPLFRYLTKEAPGMVTDQVKWNFTKFLVNKEGKVIKRFAPKTEPEDIEEAIKELL; this is encoded by the coding sequence ATGACGGTATACAGTTACAAAGTACAGACAATTACAGGAAAAGACAAATCCATGGCTGATTTTCAAGGGAAAGTCTTACTTATTGTAAACACAGCAAGTAAATGTGGGTTTACACCCCAGTATGAAGGATTACAAAAGCTTTATGATAAGTACAATAAAGCTGGTCTAGAAATATTAGGCTTCCCAAGCAATCAATTTATGAATCAGGAACCAGGATCAGACGACGACATTCAGGAATTTTGCGAAATGAATTATGGTGTTAATTTTCCTATGTTTAGCAAGATCGATGTGAACGGTAAATCAGCCCATCCCCTATTTCGATATTTAACAAAAGAAGCACCAGGTATGGTGACGGATCAAGTAAAATGGAACTTCACGAAATTCCTTGTTAATAAAGAAGGAAAAGTTATTAAGCGCTTTGCACCAAAGACAGAACCAGAAGACATAGAAGAAGCTATTAAAGAATTATTATAG
- a CDS encoding rhodanese-related sulfurtransferase: MEKKEQYHVLLYYNYVHIEDPETYAKEHLDFCNSLGLKGRILVAEEGMNGTVSGPIDATNQYIEEMHKDPRFADMKFKIDKAEGHAFKKMHVRARPELVTLRLEDDINPRKITGNYLSPKEFYEAMRDENTVVIDARNDYEYDLGHFRGAIRPDIHNFRELPNWVEENKEQLEGKRVLTYCTGGIRCEKFSGWLVEQGFEDVNQLHGGIATYGKDPEVQGELWDGQMYVFDERISVPINRKEHVIVGKDYFDEQPCERYVNCANPVCNKQILCSEDNEHKYMRGCTHECRVSPRNMYVAEHDLTQEEIEARLQRIEEENGVTQTI; encoded by the coding sequence ATGGAAAAAAAGGAACAGTATCATGTATTACTGTACTATAATTATGTACACATTGAAGACCCTGAAACATATGCAAAAGAGCATTTAGATTTCTGTAATTCACTCGGACTAAAAGGCCGTATTTTAGTAGCCGAAGAAGGCATGAATGGTACCGTTTCTGGACCAATTGATGCAACAAATCAATATATCGAAGAAATGCATAAGGATCCTCGTTTCGCTGATATGAAATTTAAAATTGATAAAGCTGAAGGTCATGCGTTTAAGAAAATGCATGTACGTGCACGGCCAGAACTAGTAACACTTCGTTTGGAAGATGATATTAATCCCCGGAAAATCACTGGAAATTATTTATCACCAAAGGAATTTTATGAGGCGATGCGCGATGAGAACACTGTAGTTATTGACGCGCGCAATGATTATGAATATGATCTTGGGCATTTCCGAGGTGCGATTCGTCCCGATATTCACAATTTCCGTGAACTACCTAATTGGGTGGAGGAAAACAAAGAACAACTTGAAGGCAAACGAGTACTAACTTATTGTACTGGTGGTATTCGTTGTGAGAAGTTCTCAGGTTGGTTAGTTGAACAAGGTTTTGAGGATGTTAATCAACTCCATGGTGGAATTGCCACTTATGGAAAAGACCCTGAGGTTCAAGGCGAACTATGGGATGGCCAAATGTATGTATTTGATGAGCGCATCAGTGTACCAATAAATCGCAAAGAACATGTCATCGTAGGGAAAGATTATTTTGATGAACAACCTTGCGAGCGTTATGTGAATTGCGCCAATCCTGTCTGTAATAAACAAATTCTTTGCTCGGAAGATAATGAGCATAAATATATGCGTGGCTGTACACACGAGTGCCGTGTCTCTCCACGAAACATGTACGTAGCAGAACATGATTTAACACAAGAAGAAATTGAAGCAAGACTACAACGAATTGAAGAAGAAAATGGCGTGACACAAACAATTTAA
- a CDS encoding cold shock domain-containing protein, whose protein sequence is MTGTVKWFNADKGFGFIEQEDGDDVFVHFSAIESEGFKTLEEGQSVEFEVVEGNRGPQAANVVGL, encoded by the coding sequence ATGACAGGAACAGTTAAATGGTTCAATGCAGATAAAGGTTTCGGGTTCATCGAACAGGAAGACGGCGACGATGTATTTGTACATTTCTCAGCAATTGAAAGCGAAGGATTCAAAACACTTGAAGAAGGTCAATCTGTTGAATTTGAAGTTGTTGAAGGTAACCGTGGACCACAAGCGGCAAACGTTGTAGGTCTGTAA